The proteins below come from a single Aegilops tauschii subsp. strangulata cultivar AL8/78 chromosome 6, Aet v6.0, whole genome shotgun sequence genomic window:
- the LOC123494315 gene encoding F-box/kelch-repeat protein At3g61590-like, whose translation MSSPCTRRRRRRSSAAPLEDEDLLSEILVRLPPLPSSLPRAFLVCERWRGIVSDARFLRRFRLHHRRNPPLLGCFVQGISPVHFEPTLDAPNRVPQARFPFPIDAVHTYVILGCRHGLMLIFLWRRNQLLVWDPITGDRHHLDVPPGFDNEETMISGAVLRAAGVPHRFQVVLVGNSGIHHSQAVASVYSSDTGVWSNLVSTLLPANDPDVLTMVYHDMCSVMVGNSLYWFLIGNFCGILEFNLDRQSLSVIHVPVDVDVNTCSITVIRAEGGGLGFLFLSDYCVQAWKWKTDCDGVASWVLERTVALDKLLSMNSEEGSQSPRILGFAEDNNVVLLWTFIGVFKVQFESLQFKKLLESYRFYCWFHYYPFEGVYTADAGIM comes from the exons ATGAGCAGCCCctgcacccgccgccgccgccgccgctcgtcgGCGGCGCCGCTGGAGGACGAAGACCTCCTCTCAGAGATCCTCGTCCGCCTGCCCCCGCTGCCGTCCTCCCTCCCCCGCGCATTCCTCGTCTGCGAGCGCTGGCGCGGCATCGTATCCGACGCCCGATTCCTCCGCCGCTTCCGCCTCCACCACCGCCGCAATCCTCCCCTCCTCGGCTGCTTCGTCCAAGGTATCTCCCCCGTCCATTTCGAACCTACGCTGGATGCCCCCAATCGCGTCCCGCAAGCCCGCTTCCCCTTTCCCATCGACGCCGTCCACACCTACGTGATCCTCGGATGCCGCCATGGCCTCATGCTCATCTTCCTCTGGCGGCGGAACCAGCTCCTGGTATGGGATCCCATCACCGGTGACCGGCACCACCTAGACGTCCCCCCAGGGTTTGACAATGAGGAAACCATGATTAGCGGAGCGGTGCTTCGTGCTGCCGGAGTGCCCCACCGTTTCCAGGTTGTCTTGGTAGGCAACAGTGGCATACATCATTCACAGGCTGTGGCCTCGGTGTACTCGTCGGACACTGGTGTATGGAGCAATCTCGTGTCGACGCTGCTTCCGGCCAACGATCCTGATGTACTCACCATGGTTTACCATGACATGTGCTCTGTGATGGTTGGGAATTCCCTGTACTGGTTCCTTATAGGGAATTTCTGTGGAATACTTGAATTTAATTTGGATAGGCAGAGCCTTAGTGTGATACATGTGCCAGTGGACGTCGATGTCAACACTTGCTCCATCACGGTTATCCGGGCGGAGGGTGGTGGCCTTGGTTTCCTCTTCCTGTCAGACTACTGCGTCCAAGCATGGAAGTGGAAGACGGACTGTGATGGTGTAGCTTCATGGGTGCTGGAAAGAACTGTTGCACTAGACAAGCTACTTTCCATGAATTCAGAGGAGGGCAGTCAGAGCCCAAGGATACTCGGGTTTGCTGAGGACAACAATGTGGTGTTACTGTGGACATTTATCGGCGTCTTCAAAGTCCAGTTTGAATCGTTGCAGTTTAAGAAACTTCTTGAATCCTACCGCTTTTACTGCTGGTTTCACTATTATCCATTTGAAGGTGTCTATACTGCAG ATGCGGGCATAATGTGA